In one Alphaproteobacteria bacterium genomic region, the following are encoded:
- a CDS encoding GGDEF domain-containing protein, protein MLDPATLVFTFFTAQCAGTIALIAVWFINRGVPGIGLWVLARVSLGLGLLLFLLRFDIPLVASTLISTTLILFGHILAIAGSRRFMDRPPIPWFWAAAFFALYWPLLGVLTISAPDEPYRHIVVSTALFVLSFVNVWSLWPRRSNLVQFSPRVMAGIYGVTGLFFLVRAGRYGAAALGLAPPPDPVGDIVLVMLEGTAASVLIASTYITMVTEHLQADLRQQAETDPLTGLLNRRAFDRQARRAMQAAERHGDPLFLLFLDLDHFKSINDRFGHSAGDRVIQGLAETILATVRETDLSARLGGEEFAILLSRAHAETAHSVAERIRRRIETLTFDGGAAGAFTATLSVGIAARDRGDTLDTLMHRADEALYRAKKQGRNQVVSSMAEPLRAVAAG, encoded by the coding sequence ATGCTCGATCCCGCCACACTGGTATTCACCTTCTTCACCGCGCAATGCGCCGGAACCATTGCCCTGATTGCGGTCTGGTTCATCAACCGCGGCGTGCCCGGAATCGGCCTGTGGGTTCTGGCACGGGTGTCGCTGGGTCTGGGGCTGCTGCTGTTTCTGCTGCGCTTCGACATCCCGCTGGTCGCCTCGACACTGATCAGCACGACGCTCATTCTGTTCGGGCACATCCTGGCCATCGCCGGGTCCCGCCGGTTCATGGACCGGCCGCCCATTCCCTGGTTCTGGGCGGCGGCCTTTTTCGCCCTCTACTGGCCATTGCTGGGAGTGCTCACGATCTCGGCGCCCGATGAACCGTACCGGCATATCGTCGTCTCGACGGCGCTGTTCGTGCTGTCCTTCGTCAATGTCTGGTCGCTCTGGCCGCGGCGCAGCAATCTGGTTCAGTTCTCGCCCCGTGTCATGGCGGGCATCTACGGGGTCACCGGCCTGTTCTTTCTGGTCCGGGCCGGCCGGTACGGGGCCGCCGCACTGGGTCTGGCCCCGCCGCCCGATCCGGTCGGCGATATCGTGCTGGTGATGCTGGAAGGCACCGCCGCATCGGTCCTGATCGCGTCGACCTATATCACCATGGTGACGGAACATTTGCAGGCGGATCTGCGGCAGCAGGCGGAGACCGACCCGCTGACCGGCCTGCTGAACCGCCGTGCCTTCGACCGTCAGGCCCGGCGCGCGATGCAGGCGGCGGAACGGCACGGCGACCCGCTGTTCCTGCTGTTTCTCGATCTCGATCATTTCAAGTCGATCAACGACCGGTTCGGACATTCCGCCGGCGACCGGGTCATTCAGGGTCTGGCCGAAACCATTCTGGCGACGGTGCGCGAGACCGACCTGTCGGCCCGGCTGGGCGGCGAGGAATTCGCGATCCTGCTGTCCCGCGCCCATGCCGAGACGGCGCATTCCGTGGCGGAACGAATCCGCCGACGCATCGAAACACTGACCTTTGACGGCGGCGCCGCCGGGGCCTTCACCGCCACGCTCAGCGTCGGCATCGCCGCCCGGGATCGCGGCGACACGCTCGACACCCTGATGCACCGCGCCGACGAGGCGCTCTACCGCGCAAAGAAGCAGGGCCGGAACCAGGTGGTCTCCAGCATGGCAGAGCCGCTGCGCGCCGTCGCGGCGGGATAG